In a genomic window of Paramicrobacterium chengjingii:
- a CDS encoding DUF485 domain-containing protein: MVSATDPPRDAQAPIDYPAVQNSEQFRELRTRHRSFTFPLAVAFLVWYFAYVLLADYAHDFMSTPVIGNINLGVVLGLAQFVTTFGITMWYVSYANRKLDPLATSIREDLEEREPAAQAEVDS, from the coding sequence ATGGTTTCAGCAACCGACCCGCCTCGCGATGCGCAGGCTCCGATCGATTACCCAGCCGTCCAGAACTCCGAACAATTCCGTGAGCTGCGCACGAGGCATCGCAGCTTTACATTTCCACTCGCCGTCGCATTTCTCGTCTGGTACTTCGCATACGTGCTACTCGCGGATTATGCGCATGATTTCATGTCCACACCCGTCATCGGCAATATCAACCTGGGAGTCGTGCTCGGGCTCGCCCAGTTCGTCACCACCTTCGGAATCACCATGTGGTACGTGAGCTATGCCAATCGCAAGCTCGACCCGCTCGCAACGTCCATCAGAGAAGATCTTGAAGAACGCGAGCCTGCAGCTCAGGCGGAGGTTGACTCATGA
- a CDS encoding ABC transporter permease yields the protein MLRYILLRILQAVPVFFGTTFLIYFMVFAMPGDPILAMFGDKTPNPAVLEALRAQYNLDKPFILQYLLYIGDIFQGDFGISYSGREVSAILVKTFPVTLKLAVMAVVLELILSITIGLFSGIRKGKFFDNAMLIISLVLMSLPIFVIAFLAQFFVAIQWGLASPTVGGNTAWWNMLLPAIVLALSLYATSMRLMRGSTVETLGNDFVRTAYSKGLSRRRVIPVHVLRNSLIPVVTNSATNFGILIVGATVTEGIFNVPGVGNTLFQAIVRGERPTVVSFVTVLVLVYVLLNILVDLLYAVLDPRIRYV from the coding sequence ATGCTCAGATACATCCTGCTGCGAATCCTTCAAGCTGTCCCCGTGTTTTTCGGAACGACGTTCCTCATCTATTTCATGGTCTTCGCAATGCCAGGCGATCCCATCCTGGCGATGTTCGGAGACAAGACCCCGAACCCTGCAGTACTTGAGGCCCTGAGAGCCCAGTACAACCTTGATAAGCCGTTCATTCTGCAGTATCTGCTGTATATCGGTGACATCTTCCAGGGTGACTTTGGCATCAGTTACTCCGGGCGCGAAGTCTCGGCGATCCTCGTCAAGACGTTCCCCGTCACTCTGAAACTTGCGGTGATGGCCGTGGTTCTCGAGCTGATCCTCTCGATCACGATCGGTCTGTTCAGCGGCATCCGCAAAGGCAAGTTCTTTGACAACGCGATGCTCATCATCAGCCTCGTCCTCATGTCGCTTCCCATCTTCGTCATTGCGTTTCTCGCACAGTTCTTCGTTGCAATTCAATGGGGCTTGGCGAGCCCGACTGTCGGCGGAAACACCGCGTGGTGGAATATGCTGCTGCCCGCGATCGTATTGGCCCTGAGCCTGTACGCCACAAGCATGCGTCTCATGCGTGGATCGACGGTGGAAACGCTCGGCAACGACTTCGTGCGCACCGCATACTCAAAGGGTCTCAGCCGAAGACGCGTTATTCCCGTGCATGTTCTGCGCAACTCCCTGATTCCAGTGGTCACCAACTCGGCGACCAACTTCGGAATTCTGATCGTCGGAGCCACCGTCACCGAGGGAATCTTCAATGTTCCCGGTGTCGGGAACACTCTCTTTCAAGCAATCGTCCGTGGAGAACGCCCGACCGTCGTGTCATTCGTCACCGTTCTGGTGCTCGTCTACGTGCTCCTCAACATCCTCGTAGATCTTCTCTACGCCGTGCTCGACCCCAGGATTCGCTATGTCTAA
- a CDS encoding PH domain-containing protein: MPQRSVTYRSSFSIGLVIVVAVLAVFLTVDAAVRGFWGIAVITALWSLAIIAPLALFLALPRLTADQAGLTCVGPVSTWAIPWSKVDTIRTRRLLLVETTEGKVITLFSVPSRPMGMRSAQSTDLGDEIEAIRRDWEGHSDPDAMATRSIHRRGLIVVGAAVIAAIIASIVL; encoded by the coding sequence ATGCCGCAGCGCTCAGTCACCTACCGTTCATCGTTCAGCATCGGCCTCGTTATCGTCGTCGCCGTCCTCGCCGTTTTTCTGACGGTGGATGCTGCGGTTCGTGGCTTCTGGGGCATAGCGGTGATCACTGCACTCTGGTCGCTCGCCATCATCGCTCCCCTCGCGCTCTTTCTCGCCCTCCCGCGCCTCACAGCCGACCAAGCGGGCCTCACGTGCGTCGGCCCGGTCAGCACCTGGGCGATCCCCTGGAGCAAGGTGGACACGATCCGCACACGGCGACTGCTGCTTGTGGAGACAACGGAGGGAAAGGTCATCACGCTGTTCTCTGTGCCCAGCCGACCCATGGGTATGCGTTCGGCGCAGTCAACGGATCTCGGTGATGAGATTGAGGCGATTCGTCGGGACTGGGAAGGCCACAGCGACCCCGACGCAATGGCCACCCGCTCCATTCATCGTCGCGGGCTCATCGTCGTCGGGGCAGCTGTCATCGCCGCGATCATCGCGTCGATCGTGCTCTAG
- a CDS encoding solute symporter family protein produces the protein MNQLIISAAEHESIGEPLLNIGIFAAFVIITLVVVLRASRNNKTAADYYAGGRSFSGGQNGTAIAGDYLSAASFLGICGAIAVNGYDGFLYSIGFLVAWLVALLLVAELLRNTGKFTMADVLSFRLKQRPVRMAAALSTLAVCLFYLLAQMAGAGGLVSLLLGIHEEIGQSIVIAVVGMLMILYVLIGGMKGTTWVQIIKGALLIAGAAVMTVWVLSLNGFNLSELLGNAAAAAGPEILEPGMKYGATDASKLDFISLALALVLGTAGLPHVLMRFYTVPTAKEARRSVVWAIWLIGLFYLFTLVLGYGAVTLVGADRILAAPGGVNSAAPMLAFELGGAWLLGIIAAIAFATILAVVAGLTITAATSFAHDIYTNVIKRGQTSQGKEVKVARITVVVIGLLAIVGGIGVQGQNIAFLVALAFAIAASANLPTILYSLFWKRFTTRGALWSMYGGLGSALLLIVLSPVFSGTETSVFADADFAIFPLQNPGIISIPLGFALGWLGTITSKKPEDPRIAAEMEVRSLTGHGSEKAVEH, from the coding sequence ATGAACCAGCTCATCATCTCGGCCGCCGAGCACGAGTCAATTGGCGAGCCACTTCTCAACATCGGAATCTTTGCCGCGTTTGTCATCATCACGCTTGTTGTCGTGCTGCGCGCAAGCCGCAATAATAAGACGGCTGCGGACTACTATGCAGGCGGCCGGTCGTTCTCCGGCGGCCAGAACGGAACGGCAATCGCCGGCGACTATCTGTCGGCTGCGTCGTTTCTCGGCATTTGCGGCGCCATCGCGGTGAACGGCTACGACGGATTTCTCTACTCCATCGGGTTTCTCGTCGCCTGGCTCGTTGCTCTGCTGCTGGTCGCCGAGCTGCTGCGCAACACGGGGAAGTTCACAATGGCCGATGTTCTGAGCTTCCGGCTCAAGCAGCGCCCTGTGCGCATGGCGGCCGCGCTATCGACCCTTGCCGTCTGCCTGTTCTACTTGCTCGCGCAGATGGCGGGCGCCGGTGGTCTCGTTTCTCTTCTGCTCGGCATCCATGAAGAGATCGGCCAGTCGATCGTGATCGCGGTCGTTGGAATGCTCATGATTCTGTATGTGCTCATTGGAGGCATGAAGGGCACAACGTGGGTGCAGATCATCAAGGGTGCGCTGCTCATCGCGGGGGCTGCCGTCATGACCGTGTGGGTGCTCTCCCTCAATGGGTTCAACCTCTCGGAACTGCTCGGAAATGCGGCTGCCGCCGCCGGACCAGAGATTCTCGAGCCCGGAATGAAATACGGTGCGACAGATGCGTCGAAGCTCGACTTCATCTCGCTTGCGCTTGCGCTTGTGCTGGGCACTGCGGGCCTCCCCCACGTGCTCATGCGCTTCTACACCGTCCCGACGGCGAAGGAGGCGCGTCGCAGCGTCGTCTGGGCGATCTGGCTCATCGGTCTGTTCTACCTGTTCACGCTCGTGCTGGGATACGGTGCCGTGACGCTCGTGGGCGCCGACCGCATCCTTGCCGCTCCTGGCGGCGTGAACTCAGCAGCGCCGATGCTCGCGTTTGAACTGGGCGGCGCCTGGTTGCTCGGAATCATCGCGGCGATAGCGTTCGCAACGATTCTCGCCGTTGTGGCTGGTCTGACGATCACGGCAGCGACGTCGTTTGCGCACGATATCTACACGAACGTGATCAAACGCGGCCAGACGTCACAGGGAAAAGAGGTCAAGGTAGCCCGCATCACCGTCGTTGTGATCGGCTTGTTGGCGATCGTCGGTGGCATCGGCGTGCAGGGGCAGAACATCGCCTTTCTGGTGGCACTCGCGTTCGCGATCGCCGCGAGTGCCAACCTGCCGACCATTCTCTACTCGCTGTTCTGGAAGCGCTTCACGACGAGGGGCGCGCTCTGGAGCATGTACGGAGGCCTCGGTTCAGCGCTTCTGCTCATTGTGCTCTCGCCCGTGTTCTCGGGGACGGAAACATCGGTGTTCGCCGACGCGGACTTCGCAATCTTTCCGCTGCAGAACCCGGGAATCATCTCGATTCCGCTGGGCTTCGCCCTCGGCTGGCTCGGTACGATCACGTCGAAGAAGCCGGAAGACCCCCGTATCGCCGCAGAGATGGAGGTGCGCTCTCTGACTGGACATGGCTCAGAGAAGGCTGTCGAGCACTGA
- a CDS encoding ABC transporter family substrate-binding protein gives MRSTRMIIAVAALGASILSLAGCADTGPDAESSVAIGTSDRFSSYNTTTPSGSASGNADITTLTLSNFTSYDESLEVAPDTSFGTVEKISDDPLVVRYTVSDSATWSDGTPVGAADLLLDWAAHSGALNTADFDPTDYRAAVSDNGAADLPEDIVFFDSGARPDSGLGLASELPQLSDDGRSMTITYSHAITDWRIALPPPLPAHVVAQNALEVESHEDAAQAIIDAVSHEDFTALSKISSWWNTGFALENVDSPEETYLSSGPYVIDDIDSEKGITLSANPEYSGAHRPSIATVNVRYLDDPAAQVAAVENGDVDVISPQATPAVAEQLAALDDLTTLTGLVASFEHIDLQFGASANGTFDDPLVREAFLKTIPRKAIVEKLIEPIVGSKAQTRDSFVFTPGTSGYDESAAGAAFPAVDIAGAKALLDEAGTPKPEVCILYAANNPRRAAEFDMIAKSASQAGFSVTDCGTDHWRQLLGVPGKYDAAIFAWQSSSLGAVDSESRYATKARNNLNGYSSKTVDALFRDMSETEDAGEQSELLADVDSELRADFYGAPLYQFPSITAFDPDRIAGISPRVIAPSLTWNLWEWRSFE, from the coding sequence ATGAGATCAACACGAATGATCATCGCCGTTGCGGCGCTCGGCGCCAGCATTCTCAGCTTAGCGGGCTGCGCAGACACCGGGCCCGATGCTGAGTCGTCCGTCGCTATCGGAACCAGCGATCGGTTCTCCTCATACAACACGACAACGCCCTCTGGATCCGCATCCGGCAACGCCGACATCACGACCCTGACGTTGTCGAACTTCACCTCGTATGACGAGAGTCTCGAGGTCGCGCCAGACACCTCGTTCGGCACCGTGGAGAAAATCTCGGACGATCCGCTTGTTGTGCGCTATACAGTGAGCGACTCGGCAACATGGTCTGACGGCACGCCCGTTGGCGCGGCCGATCTGCTGCTCGACTGGGCTGCCCATTCTGGAGCGCTGAACACCGCGGACTTCGACCCGACCGACTACCGTGCGGCTGTGTCGGACAACGGCGCGGCCGACCTGCCAGAGGACATTGTGTTCTTTGATTCGGGGGCTCGGCCCGACTCCGGGCTCGGACTCGCCTCAGAACTGCCGCAGCTGAGCGATGACGGCCGCTCGATGACGATCACGTACTCGCACGCGATCACGGACTGGCGAATCGCTCTCCCGCCTCCGCTGCCCGCCCACGTTGTTGCTCAGAACGCCTTGGAAGTCGAATCGCACGAGGACGCCGCGCAGGCAATCATCGACGCTGTTTCGCACGAAGACTTCACAGCTCTGTCGAAGATCTCGTCGTGGTGGAACACCGGGTTCGCGCTCGAGAACGTCGACTCACCCGAGGAAACCTACCTGTCGAGCGGACCGTATGTCATCGACGACATCGACTCGGAAAAAGGAATCACATTGTCTGCCAATCCCGAGTACTCGGGGGCGCACAGACCGTCGATTGCGACAGTCAACGTGCGGTACCTCGACGATCCGGCAGCACAGGTCGCCGCGGTGGAGAACGGTGATGTCGACGTGATCTCGCCGCAGGCGACTCCCGCAGTCGCTGAGCAGCTGGCCGCACTCGACGATCTGACAACACTCACTGGTCTCGTCGCCAGCTTTGAACACATCGATCTGCAATTCGGAGCGTCAGCCAACGGCACGTTCGATGATCCTCTCGTGCGCGAGGCATTTCTGAAGACAATTCCACGGAAGGCCATCGTCGAAAAACTCATCGAGCCGATCGTGGGATCGAAAGCGCAGACGCGCGACTCCTTCGTGTTCACTCCAGGGACGTCGGGGTACGACGAATCGGCAGCCGGGGCAGCGTTCCCAGCCGTTGACATTGCTGGTGCGAAAGCTCTGCTTGACGAAGCGGGAACGCCCAAGCCAGAGGTGTGCATCCTGTATGCCGCGAACAATCCGAGACGCGCTGCCGAATTCGACATGATCGCAAAATCCGCTTCCCAAGCAGGATTCTCGGTAACTGATTGCGGCACAGATCACTGGCGGCAGCTCCTCGGCGTGCCCGGCAAATACGATGCGGCGATCTTTGCATGGCAGTCCTCGAGTCTCGGTGCGGTCGATTCCGAAAGCAGATACGCGACGAAGGCACGCAATAATCTCAATGGGTACTCCAGTAAGACCGTTGACGCGCTGTTCCGCGACATGAGTGAGACGGAGGATGCTGGCGAGCAGTCTGAGCTGCTTGCCGACGTCGACTCTGAGCTTCGCGCTGACTTCTATGGCGCGCCGCTTTATCAGTTTCCGTCGATCACGGCATTCGACCCCGATCGCATCGCGGGCATCAGCCCTCGAGTGATCGCACCATCGCTCACGTGGAACCTCTGGGAATGGCGGTCGTTCGAGTAA
- a CDS encoding peptide ABC transporter substrate-binding protein codes for MRRLLTATAVASVAALALAGCSNGGSEGGGSSDDAAIITVNSTEPQKPLIPTNTNEVGGGKILDSIFAGLIYYDVDGAVHNEVAKSIKSDDSVVWDIQLNEGWKFTNGEEVTAKSFVDAWNYGALLSNEQLSSYFFEDIEGFSWDEDSELTGLEIVDDYHFTVTLSHPASDFGQRLGYSAFYPLPSVAFEDMKAFGENPVGNGVYKLAGDDAWEHDVKIDLVKNEDYKGDREAQNGGVTMKFYANMDAAYADLLSDQLDVLDEIPASSFGTYESDLGERTVNQPSALFESFTIGQFLDHFKGDEGKLRRQALSMSINRDEITDVIFEGTRTPASDFTSPIIDGWSDELDGAEVLEFNEEKAKDLWAQADEISPWEGTFKIAYNSDDNHQAWVDAVCNSIANVLDIKAEGDPYPTFAEMRTKITNREITTAHRSGWQADYPGLYNFLGPLYGTGAGSNDGDYSSEEFDSLIKEGISSTDAKVANEKFQEAQEVLLQDLPAIPLWYENVVAGYSTLVDNVEFGWNSVPLYYQITKTA; via the coding sequence ATGCGTCGCCTGCTCACCGCTACAGCGGTGGCAAGTGTTGCAGCGCTCGCGCTCGCCGGCTGCTCAAACGGCGGCAGCGAAGGTGGTGGATCCAGCGATGACGCTGCGATCATCACAGTGAACAGCACCGAGCCCCAGAAACCGCTCATTCCCACCAACACCAACGAAGTTGGTGGAGGAAAGATTCTCGACTCCATCTTCGCCGGGCTGATTTACTACGACGTCGACGGTGCCGTGCACAATGAGGTTGCCAAGTCGATCAAGAGTGATGACAGTGTTGTGTGGGACATCCAGCTCAATGAGGGTTGGAAGTTCACAAACGGCGAAGAGGTCACAGCAAAATCGTTCGTGGACGCGTGGAACTACGGTGCCCTGCTCAGCAACGAGCAGCTGTCGTCGTACTTCTTCGAAGACATCGAGGGCTTCAGCTGGGACGAAGACAGTGAACTCACCGGCCTCGAGATTGTCGATGATTACCACTTCACCGTGACCCTGAGCCACCCGGCATCCGACTTCGGTCAGCGGCTCGGCTACTCGGCGTTCTACCCGCTTCCGTCCGTGGCCTTCGAAGACATGAAGGCGTTCGGCGAGAACCCGGTCGGCAACGGCGTCTACAAGCTCGCCGGCGACGACGCGTGGGAGCACGACGTCAAGATCGACCTTGTGAAGAATGAGGACTACAAAGGTGACCGCGAGGCGCAAAACGGCGGAGTCACCATGAAGTTCTATGCGAACATGGACGCGGCCTACGCTGACCTGCTGTCGGATCAGCTGGATGTGCTCGACGAGATTCCGGCCTCATCATTTGGCACCTACGAGAGTGACCTCGGGGAGCGCACCGTGAACCAGCCGTCCGCACTCTTCGAGTCGTTCACGATCGGGCAGTTCCTCGACCACTTCAAGGGTGACGAGGGCAAGCTCCGTCGACAGGCACTGTCGATGTCGATCAATCGCGACGAGATCACCGACGTGATCTTCGAGGGGACGCGCACGCCGGCCAGTGACTTCACATCACCGATCATCGACGGTTGGAGCGATGAGCTGGATGGCGCAGAGGTGCTCGAATTCAACGAGGAGAAGGCGAAGGACCTCTGGGCTCAGGCTGACGAAATCAGCCCGTGGGAGGGAACATTCAAGATCGCCTACAACTCCGACGACAATCACCAGGCATGGGTAGACGCCGTGTGCAACAGCATCGCGAACGTGCTGGACATCAAGGCGGAGGGCGACCCCTACCCGACGTTTGCTGAGATGCGTACGAAGATCACCAACCGCGAGATCACCACGGCGCACAGAAGTGGATGGCAGGCCGACTACCCTGGCCTGTACAACTTCCTCGGCCCGCTCTACGGCACGGGTGCCGGGTCCAACGACGGTGACTACTCGAGCGAAGAGTTCGACTCGCTGATCAAGGAAGGCATCAGCTCCACTGATGCGAAGGTCGCAAACGAGAAGTTCCAGGAAGCTCAGGAAGTGCTTCTGCAGGATCTTCCGGCGATCCCGCTCTGGTACGAGAACGTCGTCGCCGGCTACTCGACTCTCGTCGATAACGTCGAGTTCGGCTGGAACTCCGTTCCGCTCTATTACCAAATCACCAAGACGGCGTAA
- a CDS encoding dipeptide ABC transporter ATP-binding protein yields the protein MSASEPLLSIRDLTIGFSTQNGFTEALHGISFDVMPGETVAIVGESGSGKSTTAHGVINLLPDNGKITGGEVMFDGRDLAKLSSRQIENVRGREIGFIPQDPMSNLNPVWSIGFQVKETIRANGIASSKRDIERHAIEVLKQAGLDDAERRLGQFPHQFSGGMRQRVLIGMGVSATPKLLIADEPTSALDVTVQRVILDNLAELTMLNNTAVLFITHDLGLAAERAEKLIVMYKGNIVEAGSSREILQNPQHPYTKRLVAAAPSLASHRIQAAVEHKATPEPGGEFDLAQTAEERVESVEAATEGETSPVIEMSNLTKMFKIRRGNFRSENFIAVNDVSLSVAKGTTTALVGESGSGKSTIAKMALGLESITSGSIAIEGADLATMKRSGLMALRRRMQPVFQDPYGSLDPMRNIGHIIGEPLRIHKVGSPDERRERVRELLEQVALPQQLINRYPNELSGGQRQRIAIARALALKPDIVVLDEAVSALDVLVQAQILQLLAELQSELGLTYLFITHDLAVVRVIADNVVVMQKGEIVETGTTDEVFGNPREQYTKNLLDAIPGANIPLGV from the coding sequence ATGAGCGCCTCTGAACCCCTGCTCAGCATCCGCGATCTGACTATCGGGTTTTCGACGCAGAATGGCTTCACCGAAGCACTGCACGGAATCTCCTTCGATGTGATGCCAGGCGAGACCGTTGCGATCGTGGGTGAGTCCGGTTCGGGCAAGTCCACGACAGCACACGGTGTCATCAACCTTCTGCCCGACAACGGCAAGATCACCGGCGGCGAAGTGATGTTCGACGGGCGTGATCTCGCGAAACTCTCGTCGCGCCAGATCGAAAACGTTCGTGGCCGCGAGATCGGTTTCATTCCGCAAGATCCGATGTCGAACTTGAACCCCGTATGGTCCATCGGATTCCAGGTGAAGGAGACCATTCGCGCCAACGGCATAGCCTCGTCGAAGCGAGACATCGAGAGGCACGCGATCGAGGTGCTGAAACAGGCGGGACTCGATGACGCCGAGAGACGTCTGGGGCAGTTTCCGCACCAGTTCTCAGGCGGGATGCGCCAGCGCGTGCTCATTGGCATGGGGGTCTCTGCTACGCCGAAGCTGCTCATCGCCGACGAGCCAACCTCGGCGCTCGATGTGACGGTGCAGCGAGTGATTCTCGATAACCTCGCTGAGCTGACAATGCTGAATAACACGGCAGTGTTGTTCATTACGCACGACCTCGGTCTCGCGGCCGAGCGGGCAGAGAAGCTCATTGTCATGTACAAGGGCAACATCGTGGAGGCAGGTTCCAGCAGAGAGATTCTGCAAAACCCGCAGCATCCGTATACCAAGCGTCTTGTCGCTGCAGCCCCGAGCCTTGCGTCGCACCGCATTCAGGCAGCCGTCGAGCACAAGGCCACTCCCGAGCCCGGCGGTGAGTTCGATCTTGCCCAAACCGCAGAAGAACGTGTTGAGAGCGTTGAGGCGGCAACGGAAGGGGAGACATCGCCGGTTATCGAGATGTCGAATCTCACGAAGATGTTCAAGATCCGACGCGGAAACTTCCGTTCAGAGAACTTCATCGCGGTGAACGACGTGAGCCTTTCTGTTGCAAAGGGCACGACGACAGCGCTCGTGGGTGAATCCGGCTCGGGTAAGTCGACAATCGCAAAGATGGCGCTCGGGCTTGAGAGCATCACGAGCGGTAGCATAGCGATCGAAGGCGCCGATCTGGCCACCATGAAACGTTCGGGGCTCATGGCGCTCCGGCGTCGCATGCAGCCCGTTTTTCAGGACCCCTATGGGTCGCTTGATCCGATGCGCAACATCGGCCACATCATCGGGGAGCCCCTACGTATCCACAAGGTCGGCTCGCCTGACGAGCGCCGTGAGCGTGTACGGGAGCTGCTTGAGCAGGTGGCCCTGCCGCAACAGCTGATCAACCGGTACCCGAATGAGCTCTCTGGCGGCCAGCGACAGCGCATCGCCATTGCACGTGCACTCGCACTGAAGCCAGACATCGTCGTTCTCGACGAAGCAGTGTCAGCACTCGACGTTCTCGTGCAGGCGCAGATTCTGCAACTGCTTGCCGAACTGCAGTCGGAGCTCGGGCTGACCTATCTCTTCATCACCCACGACCTTGCCGTGGTGCGTGTGATCGCCGACAACGTGGTTGTCATGCAGAAGGGCGAGATCGTCGAGACAGGAACGACAGACGAGGTCTTCGGCAATCCTCGCGAGCAATACACGAAGAACCTTCTCGATGCGATTCCCGGAGCGAATATTCCGCTCGGAGTTTGA
- a CDS encoding ABC transporter permease has translation MSKQIPHFVAPVDRTPVAEVDSVRLGEKPGSMWRDAWRSMRRRPLFYISAIIALVFIVMALFPTLFTQVSPTQGCTLAQSNAGPQGDHILGFTRQGCDIWARIVWGAQTSLVVGIASTTLGSLLGVLFGIFAGFYGGWTDSVLSRVGDIFFSIPYILAAVVVMSVFSDYRNVWTISLAIGGFAWASVARILRSEVLRVKNQDYVMAAIALGRSRFTTMMSHVLPNSLMPVIVVTTLNLGLAMVGEATLSFLGVGMDSSVMSWGNDISDAQTTLRTAPVALIYPSIALTVAVLAFIMLGEVLRDALDPKARAR, from the coding sequence ATGTCTAAGCAAATACCCCATTTCGTCGCACCCGTCGACAGAACTCCCGTCGCAGAGGTGGATTCCGTCAGGCTCGGCGAAAAGCCGGGAAGCATGTGGCGAGACGCCTGGCGCTCAATGCGTCGCCGACCGCTGTTCTACATCTCGGCGATTATCGCTCTCGTTTTCATCGTGATGGCGCTCTTTCCCACTCTGTTCACGCAGGTATCGCCCACACAGGGCTGCACACTTGCCCAAAGCAACGCAGGTCCGCAGGGCGATCATATTCTCGGCTTTACCCGCCAGGGGTGCGACATTTGGGCACGCATCGTGTGGGGGGCGCAGACCTCACTCGTCGTCGGTATCGCCTCCACAACGCTGGGCAGCCTCCTCGGGGTGCTGTTCGGCATCTTCGCCGGCTTCTATGGCGGGTGGACCGACTCGGTGCTGTCTCGCGTCGGGGACATCTTCTTCTCGATTCCTTACATCCTCGCCGCGGTCGTGGTGATGTCGGTATTCTCCGACTACCGCAACGTGTGGACAATCTCGCTTGCCATCGGAGGATTCGCGTGGGCGTCTGTCGCGCGCATCCTGCGTTCCGAAGTGCTCCGGGTGAAGAACCAGGACTACGTCATGGCGGCGATCGCACTGGGCAGGTCGCGGTTCACAACCATGATGTCTCACGTGCTGCCCAACTCGCTCATGCCGGTGATCGTCGTCACGACACTCAACCTCGGCCTCGCGATGGTCGGCGAGGCAACGCTGTCGTTCCTCGGGGTCGGAATGGACTCCTCGGTGATGTCGTGGGGTAACGACATCAGTGATGCTCAGACAACCCTCCGCACAGCCCCTGTCGCGCTGATCTACCCATCCATCGCCTTGACTGTCGCCGTTCTCGCATTCATCATGCTTGGCGAAGTTCTGCGCGACGCCCTTGACCCGAAAGCGAGGGCACGATGA
- a CDS encoding CPBP family intramembrane glutamic endopeptidase, with protein sequence MTAPVPALPRQTRTQLWWEIGIVLALSLGASAVYSVLTIIRRVLAETALADQSAGLNPTQSPQEWIDLTYQLLGIAFALAPVALVLYLLWRPHESAFTRIGLDRTKPCQDLGRGMLLFAAIGVPGIAFYVIGRMLGITVDVSTSGLGDYWWSIPVLILSALRAALLEEIIVVGYLFTRLRDLGWNRWVIIVAAAVLRGSYHLYQGFGPFLGNVAMGVLFGWMYTRFGRVAPLVVAHFLLDLASFLGYPLAVLLMPGIFGTA encoded by the coding sequence ATGACCGCCCCCGTGCCCGCACTCCCCCGGCAGACTCGCACCCAGCTGTGGTGGGAAATCGGCATCGTCCTCGCTCTCTCGCTCGGAGCATCCGCCGTTTATTCCGTGCTCACGATCATTCGCAGAGTGCTCGCCGAAACGGCTCTCGCGGATCAATCCGCTGGACTCAACCCGACGCAAAGTCCGCAAGAGTGGATCGATCTGACGTATCAGCTGCTCGGAATCGCATTTGCGCTGGCTCCCGTCGCACTCGTGCTCTATCTGCTCTGGCGTCCACACGAGTCAGCATTCACCCGCATCGGACTTGACCGTACGAAGCCATGTCAGGACCTGGGTCGAGGGATGCTGCTGTTCGCAGCGATCGGTGTGCCTGGTATCGCCTTCTACGTCATCGGTCGCATGCTCGGCATCACCGTCGACGTGAGCACGTCCGGTCTCGGAGACTACTGGTGGAGCATCCCCGTTCTGATTCTCTCGGCGCTGCGCGCGGCTCTGCTTGAGGAGATCATCGTCGTCGGCTACCTGTTCACACGATTGCGGGATCTGGGCTGGAATCGGTGGGTGATCATCGTTGCAGCCGCCGTGCTGCGTGGAAGCTACCACCTCTATCAAGGGTTCGGTCCATTTCTCGGGAACGTCGCCATGGGCGTTCTCTTCGGCTGGATGTACACCCGCTTCGGGCGAGTCGCCCCACTCGTCGTGGCGCATTTTCTGCTCGACCTTGCGTCATTTCTCGGTTACCCGCTCGCCGTCCTACTCATGCCTGGAATCTTCGGCACGGCGTAG